In Oncorhynchus tshawytscha isolate Ot180627B linkage group LG06, Otsh_v2.0, whole genome shotgun sequence, the following are encoded in one genomic region:
- the LOC112252581 gene encoding protein C12orf4 homolog isoform X1 translates to MKKNKGKVNTTTEKEFVFRFRAGRNVCVLKVPLQFPVQENVSDLHGRLMLLHKIPCFVENELKSTLSTFIESETIQDYDRGAELALQRLTTGEVDINQLTNTWAKAYSETTLEHARPEEPCWDEDFADVYHELIHSPASDTLLNLEHNYFVSVSELISERDMELNKLQERQAAEMDKVMQELGKTMTDQDVNAVASQHFDAQQVLENKWANELKQVTHIQKQEYQEWVIKLHQDMQNPNNSTINEEIKVQPSQLTVESEPGARLYEEQRQLEESFTIHLGAQLKTMHNLRLVRADVLDFCKHRRHGSSGTKLRRLQTALSLYSSSLCGLVLLVDNRVNSYSGIKRDFATVSKECTDFHFPRLEEQLEVVQQVVLYAWAQRSSKHKVQPEVPRNGTNTEDKIKNLERNPSNILPGEFYISRHSNLSEVHIVFHLCVDDNVRSGNITARDPAIMGLRNILKVCCTHDITTITIPLLLVHDMSEEMTIPWCLKRAELVFKCVKGFMMEMASWDGGISRTVQFLVPQSISEEMFYQLSNMLPQIFRVSSTLTLTSKR, encoded by the exons atgaagaaaaacaaGGGAAAGGTGAACACCACCACTGAGAAGGAGTTTGTATTTCGGTTCAGGGCAGGGAGGAATGTCTGTGTCCTCAAAGTACCTCTGCAATTCCCTGTCCAAGAAAATGTCAGTGACCTTCATGGACGACTTATGCTGCTGCACAAAATACCTTGCTTCGTTGAGAATG AACTGAAGAGCACACTGTCCACCTTTATTGAGAGTGAAACCATCCAGGACTATGACAGAGGAGCAGAGTTGGCCCTACAGAGACTGACAACAGGAGAGGTGGACATCAACCAGCTTACAAACACATGGGCTAAGGCCTACTCTGAG ACAACGCTGGAACATGCTCGTCCTGAGGAGCCCTGCTGGGATGAGGACTTTGCAGATGTTTACCACGAGCTCATCCATTCCCCGGCCTCTGACACCCTGCTCAACCTGGAACACAACTACTTTGTCAGCGTCTCAGAGCTCATCAGTGAGAGAGACATGGAGCTGAATAAGTTACAAGAGAG ACAGGCAGCAGAGATGGACAAAGTCATGCAGGAGCTGGGAAAGACCATGACTGACCAGGATGTAAATGCAGTTGCCTCTCAACACTTCGATGCCCAGCAG GTGCTGGAGAACAAGTGGGCCAATGAACTGAAACAGGTGACTCATATTCAGAAGCAGGAGTATCAGGAGTGGGTGATCAAACTGCACCAGGACATGCAGAACCCCAATAACAGCACTAttaa tgaggagatCAAGGTGCAGCCCAGTCAGCTGACAGTGGAGTCTGAGCCTGGGGCCAGGCTGTATGAGGAGCAGCGACAGCTGGAGGAGAGCTTCACCATCCACTTAG GTGCACAGCTGAAGACCATGCACAACCTGCGGCTGGTGCGGGCAGACGTGCTGGACTTCTGTAAGCACCGTCGGCATGGCAGCAGCGGGACCAAGCTGCGGCGGCTGCAGACTGCTCTGTCGCTCTACTCCTCGTCCCTGTGTGGCCTGGTGCTGCTGGTGGACAACCGGGTCAACTCCTATAGCGGCATcaagagag ACTTTGCCACAGTATCTAAGGAGTGTACAGACTTCCACTTCCCTCGGCTGGAGGAGCAGCTGGAGGTGGTCCAGCAGGTGGTGCTTTACGCCTGGGCTCAGAGGAGCAGCAAGCACAAAGTTCAGCCGG AGGTTCCTAGGAATGGAACTAATACTGAAGATAAAATCAAAAATTTGGAAAGGAATCCCTCCAATATCTTACCAG GTGAATTTTACATCTCCCGCCACTCCAACCTGTCTGAGGTCCACATAGTGTTCCACCTGTGTGTGGATGACAACGTGCGCTCAGGCAACATCACGGCCCGGGACCCTGCCATCATGGGCCTCCGCAACATCCTCAAGGTCTGCTGCACTCAcgacatcaccaccatcaccatccctcTGCTACTGGTCCACGACATgtcagag GAGATGACCATCCCGTGGTGCCTGAAGCGGGCCGAGCTGGTCTTCAAATGTGTCAAAG GTTTCATGATGGAGATGGCATCGTGGGATGGAGGGATCTCACGGACTGTCCAGTTTCTAGTTCCACAG AGTATATCGGAGGAGATGTTCTACCAGTTGAGCAACATGCTGCCTCAGATCTTCCGCGTCTCCTCCACCCTCACGCTCACCTCCAAACGCTGA
- the LOC112252581 gene encoding protein C12orf4 homolog isoform X2 — protein MELNKLQERQAAEMDKVMQELGKTMTDQDVNAVASQHFDAQQVLENKWANELKQVTHIQKQEYQEWVIKLHQDMQNPNNSTINEEIKVQPSQLTVESEPGARLYEEQRQLEESFTIHLGAQLKTMHNLRLVRADVLDFCKHRRHGSSGTKLRRLQTALSLYSSSLCGLVLLVDNRVNSYSGIKRDFATVSKECTDFHFPRLEEQLEVVQQVVLYAWAQRSSKHKVQPEVPRNGTNTEDKIKNLERNPSNILPGEFYISRHSNLSEVHIVFHLCVDDNVRSGNITARDPAIMGLRNILKVCCTHDITTITIPLLLVHDMSEEMTIPWCLKRAELVFKCVKGFMMEMASWDGGISRTVQFLVPQSISEEMFYQLSNMLPQIFRVSSTLTLTSKR, from the exons ATGGAGCTGAATAAGTTACAAGAGAG ACAGGCAGCAGAGATGGACAAAGTCATGCAGGAGCTGGGAAAGACCATGACTGACCAGGATGTAAATGCAGTTGCCTCTCAACACTTCGATGCCCAGCAG GTGCTGGAGAACAAGTGGGCCAATGAACTGAAACAGGTGACTCATATTCAGAAGCAGGAGTATCAGGAGTGGGTGATCAAACTGCACCAGGACATGCAGAACCCCAATAACAGCACTAttaa tgaggagatCAAGGTGCAGCCCAGTCAGCTGACAGTGGAGTCTGAGCCTGGGGCCAGGCTGTATGAGGAGCAGCGACAGCTGGAGGAGAGCTTCACCATCCACTTAG GTGCACAGCTGAAGACCATGCACAACCTGCGGCTGGTGCGGGCAGACGTGCTGGACTTCTGTAAGCACCGTCGGCATGGCAGCAGCGGGACCAAGCTGCGGCGGCTGCAGACTGCTCTGTCGCTCTACTCCTCGTCCCTGTGTGGCCTGGTGCTGCTGGTGGACAACCGGGTCAACTCCTATAGCGGCATcaagagag ACTTTGCCACAGTATCTAAGGAGTGTACAGACTTCCACTTCCCTCGGCTGGAGGAGCAGCTGGAGGTGGTCCAGCAGGTGGTGCTTTACGCCTGGGCTCAGAGGAGCAGCAAGCACAAAGTTCAGCCGG AGGTTCCTAGGAATGGAACTAATACTGAAGATAAAATCAAAAATTTGGAAAGGAATCCCTCCAATATCTTACCAG GTGAATTTTACATCTCCCGCCACTCCAACCTGTCTGAGGTCCACATAGTGTTCCACCTGTGTGTGGATGACAACGTGCGCTCAGGCAACATCACGGCCCGGGACCCTGCCATCATGGGCCTCCGCAACATCCTCAAGGTCTGCTGCACTCAcgacatcaccaccatcaccatccctcTGCTACTGGTCCACGACATgtcagag GAGATGACCATCCCGTGGTGCCTGAAGCGGGCCGAGCTGGTCTTCAAATGTGTCAAAG GTTTCATGATGGAGATGGCATCGTGGGATGGAGGGATCTCACGGACTGTCCAGTTTCTAGTTCCACAG AGTATATCGGAGGAGATGTTCTACCAGTTGAGCAACATGCTGCCTCAGATCTTCCGCGTCTCCTCCACCCTCACGCTCACCTCCAAACGCTGA